TGGACCTCCTTCGGGATGGGGATCGTGGCCCCTCTGGCCCTGCTCGGCCTGGCGCTCTGCTGGAACAGGGCGGCGCCCGGAGGGACGCGCCGCCTCGCCCTGCCGGGCTTTCTCCTGCTTCCGGCGGTGACGATGAGCCTGTTCTACGTCGGAGCGCGCTTCCGGCTGGAGCTCGAGGCGATGCTCCTGCCGTTCGCGGCGGCGGCCCTCGTGTGGCTGGGCCGGCGGGTCCGGGCGCGGGAGGGACGCAAGCCGGCCGTGTCCGTCGTGGTGCTCGTGGTGCTGGCGGCGCTCCTGCACGCTCCCGATCGGGAGATCGCCCGGCAGCGGCGCCTGCTCTTCATCCAGCTCCACACGTTCCTCGGAGATCGAGCCGGCGGCTCCGAAGCGGCGGAATCCGAATTCCATCGGGCGGCGGACGCGGCCCGCTACCCCGCGGAGGCGGAAGGCGCATGGCGCGGCCTCGCCCTCGTCAGCCGCGGGCGCGGCGATGCGGCCGCGGCGGTGCGGTACGAGGCGCTGGCCTCGGGCCTGCTCGACGACGGGGAGCTGCGTCGCCTGGAGATGCTGCGCGACGACCCGGATGCCGTGTGGGCGATCGGACGGCACTGGATGCTGCGCCGCGACATGTCCCGGGCCGCGGACACGCTGGCGAGGGCCGCCGCCCTGGCGCCCGACGATCCCGACATTCTGCTGTCGAGGGCCCTGGCGGCCTTCGAGTCCGGAAAGGCCGAGCCCGGCGTCGTCGCGGCCTGGACGGACGAGGCGCTTCGCGGAGGCCTGCGCTTCTCTCCGAACGCGGCCACCGGCTACCGTCTGATCGCACGCTGCGACGAGCGCCTCGGACGGCGGGACGAGGCCGAGGTCTCGCTCCGCCTGGCGGCCCGCTTCGATGCGGCGCTGCGCTAGGAGCCTGGAGCCTGGCCGGTCGAACTCTTCGGGTGCGGGGAGGTGTCCCCCTGGGGCGCGTCGAGCGTCTGGCGGACCTTGACGGCGAGGGCCTTCAGCGTGAACGGCTTCTGGAGAAACGCCAGCCCGCGCTCCAGGACCCCCTGCTGCACGACGGAGTTGTCGGTGTAACCCGACATATAGAGGACCTTGATATCGGCGCGATGGGCCTGGACCCGCTGCGACAGGATCCAGCCGCTCATCTTGGGCATCACCATGTCGGTCACCAGAAGCTGGATCGGGCCCGCGTGCGTCTCCGACAGACGCAGCCCCTCCTCCGCGTCCCCGGATTCGAGGACGGTGTACCCGAACTGGCGCAGGGCCTCGCGGATGACGTGGCGGACCGCATCCTCGTCCTCCACGACCAGGACCGTCTCCGTGCCGCGCGGAGGCCGCGCCGGCTCGCGCGCCTGCGCCGCCTCGGGGTTCTCGTAGACGCGAGGCAGATAGATGTGGAAGGCGGCTCCCTTCCCCGGCTCGCTGGAAAGCCAGATGTAGCCGAGGTTCTGCTTGACGATGCCGTAGACGGTGGCCAGGCCGAGGCCGGTCCCCTTGCCCGTCTCTTTGGTGGTGAAGAACGGCTCGAAGATGTGACTCTGGATTTCCGCGTCCATTCCCACGCCGTTGTCGGTGACGCCCAGCCTCACGTACGAGCCGGCACGGGCGCCGGGATGCTGCCGGACGTACGCCGGGTCCAGCTCGGCGTTCGCCGTTTCGATCCTGAGACGCCCTCCCTGCGGCATGGCGTCGCGGGCATTGATGACCAGATTCATGATGATCTGCTCGATCTGCCCCGGATCGGCCTTGATCCGCCCGAGGTCCTGTCCCTGGATAGTGATCAGCTCGACGTCCTCCCCAATCACGCGGCGCAGCATGTTGTCCGTCTCGGCCAGCAGGGCATTGAGGTCGATCACGCGCGGCTCGATCACCTGCTTGCGGCTGAAGACCAGGAGCTGGCGGGTGAGCCCCGCGGCCCGCTGGGCCGCCTTCTTGATCTGGTCCACGCGGGCGACCATCGGATCGCCGGCCGCGAAGTGATCCGAGAGCATCTCGCCGTAGCCCGTGATCACATTCAACAGATTGTTGAAATCGTGGGCGATCCCCCCCGCCAGCCGGCCCACCGCTTCCATCTTCTGCGCCTGCCGGAGCTGTCCCTCGAGCTGCTTCCGCTCGGTGATGTCCTGGATCGCGATGACCGCACCGAGCTTCCGGCCCTGCGCATCGACGATCGGCCGGCCGCTCATCAGGATCGAGCGCGACGGCGCATCCTGAAGCACGATCGTGCCCTCGGCGTTACGGACCCGCTCGCCGCGCAGGGCACGCACGAGAGGCAGCTCGTTCGCGTCTATCCGGGCCTTGCCGTCGGCCCGGAAGAGGCAGTCCCGGATCAGGTTCATCCGCGGCAGCCCGCCCAGATCGGGCAGGCCGTGGAACTCCCGCGCGGCGCGGTTGAAGTGCGTCAGCACCCCGTCGGCGTCGCAGGCGGCGACTCCGACCTCCAGGCTCTCGAGAAGGGCACGGAGGAACTGCCGGTCGTGGTGCAGAGTCTCCTCGACCTGCCGCCGCTTCCGGCGCTCGGCCGCCTCCTCGATCGCCCGTCGCACCGCGGGGCCGAGCCGGGACAGCCGGTGCTTGAGGACGTAGTCGGTCGCCCCGCTGCGGAGACTCTCGATGGCCGCCTCCTCGCCGAGCGTTCCCGAGACGATGATGAAGGGGAGCTCGGGGGTCCTCTCGCGGACGATCCGCAGGGCGGCGGGGCCGTCGAACCCCGGCAGGGCGAAGTCGGACAGGACCAGCTCCGGCTCCCCGCGGTCGAGCGCGGCCAGGAACTCCTCGCGCCGGGTCGCCACCTCGAGCTCGCAGATGAGACCGTCCCTCGCGAGCGTCTGCCGGATCAGCTCCGCGTCGTTCGGCTCGTCCTCGAGATGCAGGATGCGCAGGGGCATCAGGCCTTCTCCCTCATCTGCGGACGCGAGAAATAGAACGCGGCCCCTCTGTCCACCTCGGCTTCGGCCCAGGTCCGGCCGCCATGACGGTGGATGATGCGCCGGACGTTGGGGCCGATGCCGGTCCCCTCGAAATCCTCCTGCCTGTGCAGCCTCTGGAATGTCCGGGGTCGTCCGCGACGAGGGAACGGAGTGTCTCGAGCCGGTTCCGGGCCCCGATCAGGAGCGCCGCGCCGAGGCGGGGCCACCTCGGAATCAACCGGGATCTCCATCCGTCTTTCTCAACTCCGAACGGCCCCCCGCGCGAGGCCCGGTTCTCAAAGAGCCCCACGGGGCCCGCAGTCCTCTGACGGCAATCTAGTGTGATCCGGAGCGGAGTCAAGAATGCCCGGAGCCGAGGGGATCTGGAATCCGTAATCCGGCGCTCCGAGGAAGAGGTGATCGCCTGCGGCGATACGGGGTAGAATCAGCCCATGAAGGACGGAACGGACCCCCAGGGGACGAAGAAGGCCGACCGGGACAGGTTCATCCGCTGCTACCCGGTGCTCAAGGAACTTCCTCCGGACCTGCTCCGCAAGGTCGACGCGAGGGCCAGGCTCGTCCAGGCCCCCGCCGGCCGGCGGCTGTTCGACGAAGGCAGCCCCTGCACCGATTACCCGCTGCTCGTCGAGGGGATCATCCGGGCCTCGAAATTCGGCCCCGACGGCCACGAAATCCTGCTGTACCGGCTCAACCCGGGAGAGAGCTGCGTCATCACCGTTGTCGCGCTTCTGGGCGCGACCCCCTATCCGGCGGTCGGGACGGCCGAGACCAGGCTGACCCTGCTCGGCATCCCGCGCAATCTGTTCGTGGAGCTGGTGCTGAAATCAGCGGCGTTCAGGACCTTCGTTTTTCAATCTCTCTCCCAGAGGATGGCGCGCCTGATGGCCCTGATCGACGACGTGGCGTTTCGGCGAGTGGATCAGCGGCTCGCCTCCCGCCTCCTCCGCCACCGGGAGCCGATCACCGCCACGCACCAGATGCTGGCCGACGAGCTGGGGACCACCCGCGAGGTGGTGAGCCGGACGCTCGAGTCGTTCCAGGAGTCGGGCATGCTCCGGCTGGGACGCAAGCGGATCGAGATCCTGGACCGACCCGGTCTGGACCGGGTTCACCGCCCCGAAACCCAGTAAGTCGTCACCATCCCCCGCCGCGCATGGCCGGGATCGAATCGCTCCCAGGGGGTGTCCGCCCTCCGGTCCCGGAGCGACGGTCAGCTCGTCCGCGTCGTCGCCAGGACCGGAGGGGGACAATCCCTCCTGTGGGTCGAAGGGGAGAGGTTCAGGTTGCCGCGAACTTAGCCTCGTCCGGATTTCGCTATCTGTAACTTCTGGCACACCGGGAGGCTGTTGTCCCGGCCCTCCGTGCCCCGTCTGCCCGCCCCCGCGGCGGGCCCGTCCATCATAGCCCCGCCCGGTTGACAGGCCCGCGGCCCCGGTTCTAGCATCGCGCCGCGCCATCTCAGTCCAACCCTCAACCGACGTCTTGCGGAGACTGTCGATGATCAGGTGTCTGTCGAAGTGCGCGGTCGGTCTTCTTCTGATGCTCGCTTTCACGGTCCCCCCGGTCCTCGGAGCGGCGATGTCCACCCCGGACCGGCTTTCCGAGATGGATGTCTTCGACCTCGAGCTGGCGACCGATCCCCAGATGTCGCCGGACGGCCGGAGCGTCCTCTACGTCCGGAGCTTCTCGGACGTCTTCACCGACCAGCGTTACTCAAATCTCTGGATCATCAACACCGACGGCAGCCAGAACCGGCCGCTGACGACGGGGCACCGCGGCGACGCCTCACCACGCTTCTCGCCCGACGGGAGGCGTGTGGCTTACATATCCGATCAGGACGGCGCGCCGCAGATTTACGTTCGCTGGCTCGACGGCGGCCAGACGGCGCGCCTGACCAACCTGGGGTTCCCGCCGTCCGGCCCCGTCTGGTCCCCCGACGGCCGGCAGATCGCCTTCACCAGCTTCGTGCCGCAGGAGGCCCCGAAGATCGCCACTCTCCCGGCTCCTCCCGAGGGGGCGAAGTGGGCCGAGCCCGCGACCACCATCGACAAGCTGGTCTACCGCTACAACGGCGAGGGATATCTCAAGTCCGGGTACACGCACCTGTTCGTGGTGCCGGCGGAGGGGGGGACGCCGCGGCAGATCTCGAGCGGCGACTTCCAGCACGGGGGGACCGCCTTCACCGCCAGCGAGCCGGTCTGGACACCCGACGGCAGGTACCTGATCCTGTCGGCCATCCGCCGCCCCGATTACGAGCTGGAGCCGCTCGACACCGAGGTGTACGAGTTCGCGGTGGCGGACGGCGCCGTCCGGCAGCTCACGCATCGCAAGGGACCGGACGACTCACCGGCCCTGTCGCCCGACGGGACGCAGATCGCCTATGTGGGGTTCGACGACCGGTACCAGGGTTACCAGGTCACGCGGCTCTACGTCATGAAGCGCGACGGGAGCGGATCGCGCCTGCTCTCGGCGAAGCTCGATCGGGACGTGACGCACCCGCTGTGGGCCCGGGACGGGAGCGGCATCTTCTTCATGTACGACGACCAGGGGAACACCAAGCTCGGATTCATGACACTCGACGGCGCGCTCAAGACCGTCGCCGCCGACATCGGCGGGCCCGGCGGGACTTACGGAGACGGCACGTATTCCACCGGCGGCCGGCGCGGCTACGCGATCACCTGCACCCGCCCCCATGTCCCCTGTGACGTGGGGGTCGGGACGCTCGACGGCCCGCCGGTCAAGATCATCACCGCCGTGAACGACGACCTCCTGGCCCACAAGACCCTGGGGGACGTGGAGGAGATCCGCTACGAATCATCGTTCGACAAGCGCCCCATCCAGGGCTGGGTGGTCAAGCCTCCCCACCTCGACCCCAAGAGGAAATACCCGCTGATCCTCGAGATCCACGGAGGCCCGTTCGCCAACTACGGCGATCGGTTCGACTTCATGAAACAGCTCTGGGCCGCCCGCGGCTACGTCGTGCTCTACGTCAATCCGCGCGGCAGCACGAGCTACGGGGAGGAGTTCGGCAACCTGATCCATCACAGTTATCCGGGGGACGATTATTACGACCTGAACTCGGGCGTGGACGCGGCGATCGCCAGAGGGTACGTCGACCCGGATAATCTCTTCGTCACCGGCGGCAGCGGCGGAGGGGTCCTGACCTGCTGGATGATCGGCCGGACGAACCGGTTCCGCGCCGCCGCCTCGGCCTATCCGGTGATCAACTGGTACAGCTTCGTCCTCACGGCCGACATCTCGTCCTTCGTGGAGAAATACTGGTTCCCTGGATTTCCCTGGGACAACGTCGAGCACTACGAGAAGCGCTCCCTCCTGTCGGTCGTGAAGAACGTCCGGACGCCGACGATGGTCATCACCGGCGAAGAAGACTATCGGACGCCGATGTCGGAGTCGGAGCAGTACTTCCAGGCCCTCAAGCTCCTGAACATCGAGGCCGTCCTGGTGCGGGTCCCCGGCGAGCCGCATGGCATCAGCCGACGACCCAGCCACTGGATGGCGAAGATGCTGAACATCGTCGGATGGTTCGACCGGCACCGGAAGAAGGGGGACTGAGGCTCGCGATGGAGCGACGCAGGTAAAACGAGAGCGGGGTGCGGTCGCGGTATCCGGCACCCGCGGCGGGACCGGGCGGCCCGGACCTCGAATGCGGTTGACGCCTCCTCCTTGAGACGGTACATGGGGGGCACGAATCGAACGATCCACCCGCCATAGGAGGACTGGACACCCACATGACCTCGATTCGGATGAGCGCCGTGTCCTGCCTGGCGGCGGTCCTGCTCTCGGGGGCCGCCGCCCGGGCCGGGGGCCCCGGGCAGCCAGCGCGCCCCGCCCCTCCCGGCAGCAAGGTCGCGGCGGCTGCCGGAGCCCCTGCGGCGGCCGGTGTCGAGCGCCACTCCCCGCCCGAGGGATACCCGTCCCTGGGCCCGGCCGGCGCCCCGAACACGCTCGTTTTCTTTACCGACTACCAGTGTCCTGTCTGTCCGCGCGCGGCCCGCGAGATGGAAAACCTGGTGGCGAGCTTCAAGGGGGAGCTGCGCGTCGAGCTGCACCACAACCCGCTGGTGATGCACCGGAACGCCTACGACGCGGCGGCCGCCGCCAAGGCGGCGCAGAGGCAGGGGAAGTTCTGGGAGTATCACGCCGCCCTGCTCGAAACCCGGACGTTCGATCGCAGCGCCCTCGTCGAGCTGGCGGGACGCCTCGGCCTGAATCGCGCCAGCTTCGAGCGCGACTTCGACGACCCGAAGTTGCGCGAGCGGGTGACTGCCGAGGCGAAGGAGGCCCTGGACGCCAACGCCCTCGGCACGCCGGGCTTCCTGATCAACGGCCATGTCGAGGTCGGCTGGGCGTCTCTCCCCTGGCTCGAGCAGGTCGTCCGGACCCACTCGCGCTAGGAGTGCTCGCGAGCAAAAAGAGGGGGCGCCGGGAATCGATCGACCCCGGCACCCCCATCAGAACGAGCGCGAAACGACGGGTCGCGCTAGGATTTGTTGGTCGGGGCGGGCCTGATCGCGATCACCCCTTCGATGGTCCCAGTCTCGGTGTCACGGCAGGTCAGGACGACCTTGTCCCCCGCCTTGACGTTCTTGAGGCTCTCGACGGCCTTGTCGAGAACGGCGGCCGTGCTCGTCGCACCCGCATCATCCTGGAAGGTGATCTTCTTGCCCTGCGTGTCGACGGAGACGATCGTCGCCGACACGTCGTGCGTCTTGCCCGCCGCCACCACAGGATTCAGCTGGGCGGCGATCAGGCTGACCATGAGAACTGCGCCTAGGATCAAGAGTGGGTGTTTCATCGGTCCTCCTCGGTGAACGTGATGGTTGGTCTTCGACCTTGCCCAGGAGAGCCCTCCTGCGCCTCGCTCTCAGACCTCTCCATCTAAGGTGTTCAGACAACATCAAAAGCAATTACGATGCCACGCACCGCTTCAGTGCCGTAGGTGTCCGCCTGTCAACAACTTTGCGAACCAATCACAGGGAAATGGACGTGCTACTCACGTCGAACAGTCTGTCCTTCCCGGAGTGCAGGTTGCTGCAGTCCGCGTCCTGCCGGTCGTTGCGGTCGCCGCCTGGCCGGTCTGGAAGATCAGGCATGGGAGCTTCTCGTCCCCGTCGACCGACTCCGGGCGGGACAGGAAGAGGCAACAGGACCCCGCACCGGGCCTGGGGAGCGTCACCTCGAACAAGCCGCCGCCCATCGGCCTGGCCCAGCACTGCCCCTGCCAGCCGTCGCCGGGATGGAACGCCAGGGCCCGCAGGGGCCCAAGGTCTCCGGACTGCCGCCTGACGCCGGCGCCGAACAGCTTGAACTGCAGGCGGATCTCCCTGCCGGCGAACTCTGGACTCTCGGTCTGCAGCGGGACGCTGTTGCGTGTCATGGTTTGCCTCCGGCTCATCACGCGCTCAGGTGACTCGAAAGGTTCGAGTCCGGAGGTCAGCAAGCACGATGCCAATCGGCAGAATCGCTCGCACAATCACCGACCGGCGCGGACTATCCTGGAGACATGGCGACGAGGAGGTTTGTCCGGAGCGATGGACAGGATGTCCACCCGGGGGAGCATCGCCCGGGTCTACCCAGGCTTCAGCGGTGGGGGCGCTTCAAGACGGGCGGCGCGCCCGGAACGCGAAGCGGGACAGGCGGCGGTCGGCCGCCAGGAGGGCCGCGACCTCGAGGAACCGCTGCTGTCCCTCGAACGTCGCCTCCCCTTCGATCGGCTTCAGGTCGGCGGATCTCCTTCCGCGGGCCGCCCGCCGCCGTGCCGCGAGTCGCGCCATGTTCTCGGTGCGGTCGAGGACCTCGATCCCTTCAAAGCCGGCATCGGCCAGGACCCGTTCGTCGGTCCCCGGCGGCACGAACAGGAAGAATCCGATCGAGCTTCGGATGGCGATCTCCTCGTGGGTGAGGGGGCCGGTCACCACGATCGGGTCGGTGAAGACCAGGCGCCCGCCGGGGCGCAGGAGGCGGAGCCATTCCCGGAAGACCCGGTCGCGAGCGGGGAGGTGATTGACGGCATCGATGCAGACGATCCCGTCGAACGAGGCGTCCGGAAAGGGAAGAGGGCGGCTCGCGTCCAGCCGATCGAACGTGACCCTGGAGGCGAGGCCGGCGCGCGCGGCGCCGGCCCGGGCCTCGGCGATCGCCTGATCGTGCGCGTCGACTCCCTGCACCGTGCATCCGGTGCGGGAGGCGATCCGGAGCGCCGGGCCTCCGGAACCGCAGGCGACGTCGAGGAGGCGGGCATCCGGAGACAGGGCGAGCCAGTCCAGGAAGAGATCCTGCTCGTCCGCGGTCAGCCAGCTGTTCTGGCCGATGTCCTCCCCGAAGGCCTCGGCCCTGATCTCCCTGTTCAGCGGAGAATCGAGGTGCCCGTACTGGGCGTCGTAGAGGCCGACGGTCGGGGGGCCCGCCGCGTTCCCCTTCCTGGCCCTGGCGTAGTCCTCCGCGCCCATGAAGTGCAGCGAGACGTACGGTGTGTCCCCGACCACCCAGCTGTCGTGCGGCACGGCGGGAACGTGGAACAGCGATCCCTCCCGGAGCTCGACGACCCGGCCGTCGTCGAACGCCACGGTCGCGACGCCCTGGAGGACCATCCCGACGTGCTCGACCTCGCAGCGCGACGCCCCTGCACCCGGGCCGACGTGCTGCGACCATCTCCAGCCCGGCTCGTAGCGCGCGCGGCCCAGGACGAGCGATCCGATGCGCACCAGCTCGAGGCGTCCCTTCTCGAAGGTGCGGACCTCGTCCGGATCGTCGAAGAGCCTCAGTGTGACCGTGTGGGCGTCGGAACCCATGACTCGGAGAGTAGCACCGTTCAGTCCGTAGTACCCGGCAGGCGGATGAAATCCTGTTCTCCCCCCTCGAGGTACAGGACGAGCAGCAGGTAGTCCCGGAGCTGCCTCGTCAGGAGGAAGTGCTGCCGCACGCTCTCCCGGCCATTGGCCCCCAGCCAGTTGGCGTACGCCGGCTCCTTTAACAAGTGTTTGATCCAGTACGCCGTCCCTTCGATGCTGTGCGTCAGGATCCCGGAGTGCTTGTGGCCGATCTGGTTCGGCAGGCCGCCGACCGACCCGGCGATGACCGGCTTCCCCTTCCAGAGCGCCTCCGAGACGGTCAGCCCGAAGCCTTCCCGAAGGGACTTCTGAACAATGATCGTGGAGGCCCTCTGGATGGCGTTGATCTCCAGGTGGCTCGTGGGGGGAAGGCAGAGGACCCGCACGCTGTCGTCCCCCTGCGCCCGCTCCCGGACCTCCGCGAGCACCTGCGCCCCCTCCGGGTCGTCGTCCGCCGGCCCGCCGACCAGGACCAGCCGCGCCATGGCGGACGCCTTCGACAATCGGAAGGCCTCGATCACCCCCAGGGGATCCTTGAGACGATCGAAGCGGGAGACCTGCGTCACGAGCGCCCGGTCGGTCGGCAGTTCGAGACGCTGCAGGATGGCGTCGACCTCGCTCCCCTCGAGCTCCCGGTTCTTGTCGGACAGCGGATCGATGGAGGGGGAGATCAGCGCCTGCGGGATCGGCAGGCTGCGGGCGAACGCCGGAGCGGAGAAGACGCAGGCGTCGTATCTCTCGACGTAAGGACGGAAGAACTCCCAGACGTCCGGATCGGGCCGCGAGAGGTCGATGTGGCAGCGCCAGATCCAGCGGTGCCCCGATCCGTTCCGCATCTGGACGAGGCCCGCGGGCTGGGGATCGTGGATGAACACGATGTCGGCGTCCAGGTTCAGCGAGGGGAGGTTCTCCCGGAGCGTCCGGTCATACGCCTCGTAGTCCCCCGCCGTCACCGTCTCGGCGGCCCCGTGGAGCGCATTGTGGAATCGCTTGGTGGCCGCGTGGAAGGCCTCCCCTCCCCTGATGACCTCCCAGCGGGCGTCCAGCCCCAGCTCCCGCATGAGGGGAACCATCCGGCTCAGGATCTCGGCCACCCCTCCGCCGACCGCCGTCGAGTTCACGTTCAGGAGCGAACGGCCCGTGAGGCGCCCCGCGAGCAGGTGGAGCTCGTCGAGCGTGTCCGCCCCGACGATGTCGCGATAGTCGTCAAGCCCCGGCACGGGAGTGCTCCTCCAGCCGCCGGTCCACCATCGTGATGAGCATCGATCGCAGCCCTTCCAGGGTGTGGGTGTAGGGATCGAGGTTCGAGACCTTCCTGGCCAGGGCGGGCTCGTCCAGCTCCCCCTCGAGCCAGGTCGCGAAATCATTGTGCCCCAGGGGAGGGCGCAGCAGGGACTCGAAGAGGTGCAGGTAGAGGCTCGACGGGCTGACCCTCCTCAGGCAGCGCGCGAAGCCGGCGAGATCGCGGGCCTCGTGCGCGGTCGGGACCGAGAACCGGATGGCCTGCATGAAGTGAAACTCCTTCCCCTCGGGGACCTCCCCGCCGTTCCCCCGGTCCGCGCCGCCTCGCCTGATCGCCTCGACCAGAGCGCGCTTCAGATCGTCGAGTGAATCGAACGTCAGGGTGTCGACCGACGCCAGCTGCTCTCCCAGCCTCTCGTCTCCCAGGACGTTCGTGACCCAGTACGCGAAGTCGTTCGGAGGCTCGGGCACGAGGTACTGGTGCTGCCGCAGGAAGCGATACGTGTGCTGGTAGATGACCGGGTCGGGGGCGGCCTCGAGATGGCCGAGCAGCTCCCCGAGGTTCCTGGCCTTGAGCCCGGTCAGGCGGGTGAGGCAGAGCCGCGTGAAGAAACGGAACGGCCGGCGCGCCCGCGCGAGCTTCATCCTCTCCCCTCCAGGGCGGCACGGGTCTCGCGGAGGAACCGCGCCACCTGCCCCTGGTCGATCAGGTAGTAATCCGCCCGGGAGGACTTCAGGCGGCCGACCCGGATGCTGAGCCCTCTTCCCTTCAGGGCTGAGAAGATGTCCTCGTCGGTCGTGTCGTCACCCAGCGCGATCGGAAACGGATTTCCCAGGTGCCGCATCAGGTAGAGGGACGCGGCTCCCTTGTGCCACTTCACTCGAGGGAGGAGCTCCCAGACCTTCCTCCCGGCCCCCCACCTCACCGGAAGCCCGGACGCATCCACCCGGATGCGGGAGCGCAGCCATGCCAGGGAACGCCGGGAGCGCCGCGCCACCCGCCGGTAGTGCACGCTCAGGGTCAGCCCCTTGTTCTCGAGGGACGCGCCCGGGACGCGCCCGAGATCGCTCTCGATCCGGGCGGCCAGATCCTGGACGATCGACCGCCGCGCGACCGCCCCGGCATGCCGGAACGAGATTCCCGGACCCGCGATCTCCAGTCCGTGGTTTCCGCCGTAGTAGAGGGCGGGCATATCGACGCGCGCTTGCAGATCCTTCAGCGATCGCCCGCTCAGG
This window of the Candidatus Polarisedimenticolia bacterium genome carries:
- a CDS encoding DUF5752 family protein produces the protein MKLARARRPFRFFTRLCLTRLTGLKARNLGELLGHLEAAPDPVIYQHTYRFLRQHQYLVPEPPNDFAYWVTNVLGDERLGEQLASVDTLTFDSLDDLKRALVEAIRRGGADRGNGGEVPEGKEFHFMQAIRFSVPTAHEARDLAGFARCLRRVSPSSLYLHLFESLLRPPLGHNDFATWLEGELDEPALARKVSNLDPYTHTLEGLRSMLITMVDRRLEEHSRAGA
- a CDS encoding glycosyltransferase; protein product: MPGLDDYRDIVGADTLDELHLLAGRLTGRSLLNVNSTAVGGGVAEILSRMVPLMRELGLDARWEVIRGGEAFHAATKRFHNALHGAAETVTAGDYEAYDRTLRENLPSLNLDADIVFIHDPQPAGLVQMRNGSGHRWIWRCHIDLSRPDPDVWEFFRPYVERYDACVFSAPAFARSLPIPQALISPSIDPLSDKNRELEGSEVDAILQRLELPTDRALVTQVSRFDRLKDPLGVIEAFRLSKASAMARLVLVGGPADDDPEGAQVLAEVRERAQGDDSVRVLCLPPTSHLEINAIQRASTIIVQKSLREGFGLTVSEALWKGKPVIAGSVGGLPNQIGHKHSGILTHSIEGTAYWIKHLLKEPAYANWLGANGRESVRQHFLLTRQLRDYLLLVLYLEGGEQDFIRLPGTTD
- a CDS encoding thioredoxin domain-containing protein, which encodes MTSIRMSAVSCLAAVLLSGAAARAGGPGQPARPAPPGSKVAAAAGAPAAAGVERHSPPEGYPSLGPAGAPNTLVFFTDYQCPVCPRAAREMENLVASFKGELRVELHHNPLVMHRNAYDAAAAAKAAQRQGKFWEYHAALLETRTFDRSALVELAGRLGLNRASFERDFDDPKLRERVTAEAKEALDANALGTPGFLINGHVEVGWASLPWLEQVVRTHSR
- a CDS encoding S9 family peptidase; amino-acid sequence: MIRCLSKCAVGLLLMLAFTVPPVLGAAMSTPDRLSEMDVFDLELATDPQMSPDGRSVLYVRSFSDVFTDQRYSNLWIINTDGSQNRPLTTGHRGDASPRFSPDGRRVAYISDQDGAPQIYVRWLDGGQTARLTNLGFPPSGPVWSPDGRQIAFTSFVPQEAPKIATLPAPPEGAKWAEPATTIDKLVYRYNGEGYLKSGYTHLFVVPAEGGTPRQISSGDFQHGGTAFTASEPVWTPDGRYLILSAIRRPDYELEPLDTEVYEFAVADGAVRQLTHRKGPDDSPALSPDGTQIAYVGFDDRYQGYQVTRLYVMKRDGSGSRLLSAKLDRDVTHPLWARDGSGIFFMYDDQGNTKLGFMTLDGALKTVAADIGGPGGTYGDGTYSTGGRRGYAITCTRPHVPCDVGVGTLDGPPVKIITAVNDDLLAHKTLGDVEEIRYESSFDKRPIQGWVVKPPHLDPKRKYPLILEIHGGPFANYGDRFDFMKQLWAARGYVVLYVNPRGSTSYGEEFGNLIHHSYPGDDYYDLNSGVDAAIARGYVDPDNLFVTGGSGGGVLTCWMIGRTNRFRAAASAYPVINWYSFVLTADISSFVEKYWFPGFPWDNVEHYEKRSLLSVVKNVRTPTMVITGEEDYRTPMSESEQYFQALKLLNIEAVLVRVPGEPHGISRRPSHWMAKMLNIVGWFDRHRKKGD
- the otsB gene encoding trehalose-phosphatase; protein product: MQKRVLLLFDFDGTLAPLSGRNDAARLSEEIRGLLGSLQARPGVGVAVLSGRSLKDLQARVDMPALYYGGNHGLEIAGPGISFRHAGAVARRSIVQDLAARIESDLGRVPGASLENKGLTLSVHYRRVARRSRRSLAWLRSRIRVDASGLPVRWGAGRKVWELLPRVKWHKGAASLYLMRHLGNPFPIALGDDTTDEDIFSALKGRGLSIRVGRLKSSRADYYLIDQGQVARFLRETRAALEGRG
- a CDS encoding Crp/Fnr family transcriptional regulator; translation: MKDGTDPQGTKKADRDRFIRCYPVLKELPPDLLRKVDARARLVQAPAGRRLFDEGSPCTDYPLLVEGIIRASKFGPDGHEILLYRLNPGESCVITVVALLGATPYPAVGTAETRLTLLGIPRNLFVELVLKSAAFRTFVFQSLSQRMARLMALIDDVAFRRVDQRLASRLLRHREPITATHQMLADELGTTREVVSRTLESFQESGMLRLGRKRIEILDRPGLDRVHRPETQ
- a CDS encoding methyltransferase domain-containing protein — protein: MGSDAHTVTLRLFDDPDEVRTFEKGRLELVRIGSLVLGRARYEPGWRWSQHVGPGAGASRCEVEHVGMVLQGVATVAFDDGRVVELREGSLFHVPAVPHDSWVVGDTPYVSLHFMGAEDYARARKGNAAGPPTVGLYDAQYGHLDSPLNREIRAEAFGEDIGQNSWLTADEQDLFLDWLALSPDARLLDVACGSGGPALRIASRTGCTVQGVDAHDQAIAEARAGAARAGLASRVTFDRLDASRPLPFPDASFDGIVCIDAVNHLPARDRVFREWLRLLRPGGRLVFTDPIVVTGPLTHEEIAIRSSIGFFLFVPPGTDERVLADAGFEGIEVLDRTENMARLAARRRAARGRRSADLKPIEGEATFEGQQRFLEVAALLAADRRLSRFAFRARRPS
- a CDS encoding response regulator: MPLRILHLEDEPNDAELIRQTLARDGLICELEVATRREEFLAALDRGEPELVLSDFALPGFDGPAALRIVRERTPELPFIIVSGTLGEEAAIESLRSGATDYVLKHRLSRLGPAVRRAIEEAAERRKRRQVEETLHHDRQFLRALLESLEVGVAACDADGVLTHFNRAAREFHGLPDLGGLPRMNLIRDCLFRADGKARIDANELPLVRALRGERVRNAEGTIVLQDAPSRSILMSGRPIVDAQGRKLGAVIAIQDITERKQLEGQLRQAQKMEAVGRLAGGIAHDFNNLLNVITGYGEMLSDHFAAGDPMVARVDQIKKAAQRAAGLTRQLLVFSRKQVIEPRVIDLNALLAETDNMLRRVIGEDVELITIQGQDLGRIKADPGQIEQIIMNLVINARDAMPQGGRLRIETANAELDPAYVRQHPGARAGSYVRLGVTDNGVGMDAEIQSHIFEPFFTTKETGKGTGLGLATVYGIVKQNLGYIWLSSEPGKGAAFHIYLPRVYENPEAAQAREPARPPRGTETVLVVEDEDAVRHVIREALRQFGYTVLESGDAEEGLRLSETHAGPIQLLVTDMVMPKMSGWILSQRVQAHRADIKVLYMSGYTDNSVVQQGVLERGLAFLQKPFTLKALAVKVRQTLDAPQGDTSPHPKSSTGQAPGS